From the Pectobacterium carotovorum genome, one window contains:
- a CDS encoding N-acetylmuramoyl-L-alanine amidase, translated as MLKWMVCIALGLLAGCQSASSLKEQNNYVLETALQSRVQESRIRFLVIHYTAEDFATSLNILTDEHVSAHYLIPAHPPLQRGKPLAWQLVPESQAAWHAGASSWRGFSRLNNSSIGIEIENAGYKRTLTGYTWEPFTASQIQLVTALARDIVDRYQIAPQNVVAHSDIAPQRKQDPGPLFPWQALAQAGVGAWPDAQRVAFYLNGRPTTQPVDEAVLLEKLGRYGYAVQDTMTAREKRQVIAAFQMHFRPENYQGQPDAQSEAMVDALLEKYGSR; from the coding sequence ATGTTGAAATGGATGGTCTGCATAGCGCTGGGGTTGTTGGCGGGTTGCCAATCAGCCTCTTCGTTGAAAGAACAGAATAATTATGTGCTGGAGACCGCATTGCAGTCGCGGGTGCAGGAGTCGCGTATTCGCTTTCTGGTGATTCACTACACGGCGGAAGACTTTGCCACCTCGCTGAATATTCTGACGGATGAGCACGTCAGTGCGCATTATCTCATTCCAGCACATCCGCCCTTGCAGCGCGGCAAGCCGCTTGCCTGGCAACTGGTGCCGGAATCTCAGGCGGCCTGGCATGCAGGAGCTAGCAGTTGGCGCGGGTTTAGCCGGTTGAATAATTCCTCGATTGGTATTGAGATCGAAAACGCGGGCTATAAGCGCACGTTAACGGGCTATACGTGGGAACCGTTCACCGCCTCGCAGATTCAACTTGTGACGGCTCTCGCCCGCGATATTGTCGACCGCTATCAGATTGCCCCGCAGAATGTCGTCGCACACAGCGATATTGCCCCACAGCGGAAACAAGATCCTGGGCCGCTATTCCCCTGGCAAGCGCTGGCGCAGGCGGGAGTTGGTGCTTGGCCGGATGCACAGCGGGTCGCATTTTATTTGAACGGACGACCGACGACGCAACCAGTGGATGAAGCGGTTTTGCTGGAAAAATTGGGGCGCTATGGCTATGCGGTGCAGGACACGATGACCGCGCGTGAGAAGCGGCAGGTGATTGCCGCTTTCCAGATGCATTTCCGCCCTGAAAACTATCAAGGCCAGCCAGATGCGCAGAGTGAAGCGATGGTTGACGCGCTGCTTGAGAAGTACGGCAGCCGCTAA
- a CDS encoding DUF2867 domain-containing protein — MTSPSAPILILGATGYIGRHLTERLSKQGNRVIAAGRNTESLASRNWPGVDCQQVDLAKPESLPDGLWGAETLYYLVHSMGDGADFVARERMAAMNLLLALASSRVKQIIYLGSLQAKDDTSPHMQARQITGDILRSSGIPVTELRAGIIIGAGSAAFEIMRDMVYNLPVLTPPRWVRSKSSPIALENLLVYLIDILQHPATENRIMDAAGPEYISYQTMFERFIQISGKRRVLIPVPMPTHLVSVWFLHLVTSVPPSIARALIQGLKHDLQADGRELQALIPQTLISFDDAVRLTLQSEMESVQQADWGDDTEVRARWKPNYGFYPKQAGHTMETTASSQALWQVIQQVGGKEGYFYANTLWNIRARLDDLCGNGVIYGRPERPTLEVGDKIDGWKVISIKPQRQLVLLFGMKAPGLGKLNFTITDKGTHRTLDVRARWHPSGFNGLVYWFLMMPAHLFIFRGMATRIAKLAEKEAI; from the coding sequence ATGACATCCCCCTCAGCCCCGATCTTGATTCTGGGCGCAACTGGCTACATTGGCCGCCATTTAACCGAGCGGTTAAGCAAACAAGGCAATCGGGTCATCGCTGCGGGCCGGAATACCGAGTCCCTCGCGTCACGGAATTGGCCGGGTGTCGACTGCCAACAGGTGGATCTCGCCAAGCCAGAGAGCCTGCCTGATGGCCTGTGGGGAGCGGAAACGCTCTATTATCTGGTGCACAGCATGGGCGACGGTGCGGACTTCGTGGCAAGGGAGCGGATGGCGGCAATGAATCTGCTGCTGGCACTGGCCTCCAGCCGCGTAAAACAGATTATCTATCTAGGGTCGCTTCAGGCGAAGGATGACACCTCACCGCATATGCAAGCACGCCAGATTACCGGTGATATTCTGCGCAGCAGCGGTATTCCCGTCACGGAGCTGCGTGCGGGCATTATTATCGGCGCGGGCTCAGCGGCGTTCGAGATCATGCGTGATATGGTCTATAACCTGCCGGTGCTGACGCCGCCGCGCTGGGTGCGTTCTAAATCGTCCCCTATTGCGCTGGAAAACCTGCTGGTCTATCTCATCGACATCCTGCAACACCCCGCGACAGAAAACCGCATCATGGACGCCGCAGGCCCCGAATACATCAGCTATCAGACGATGTTTGAGCGTTTCATTCAAATTAGCGGCAAGCGCAGAGTGCTGATCCCCGTTCCGATGCCGACACATCTGGTGTCCGTCTGGTTCTTGCATCTGGTGACCTCGGTTCCCCCATCCATCGCCCGCGCGCTGATTCAGGGACTAAAACACGATTTACAGGCCGATGGCCGCGAACTCCAGGCCTTGATTCCACAAACGTTGATTAGCTTTGATGACGCCGTACGTCTCACGCTGCAAAGCGAAATGGAGAGCGTACAGCAAGCAGACTGGGGCGATGACACCGAGGTTCGCGCGCGCTGGAAACCCAATTACGGTTTTTACCCCAAACAGGCGGGTCATACGATGGAGACAACAGCCTCCAGTCAGGCGCTCTGGCAGGTCATCCAGCAGGTCGGCGGCAAGGAAGGCTATTTTTACGCAAATACGCTGTGGAACATCCGCGCCCGACTCGACGATCTTTGCGGTAACGGCGTCATTTATGGACGCCCCGAGCGCCCGACACTGGAAGTGGGCGACAAGATTGACGGCTGGAAGGTTATCTCGATCAAGCCACAGCGTCAGCTGGTGCTGCTGTTCGGCATGAAAGCACCGGGGCTGGGTAAACTCAATTTTACTATCACGGACAAAGGCACTCACCGAACCCTGGATGTCCGCGCCCGCTGGCACCCTTCAGGGTTCAACGGGCTGGTTTACTGGTTTCTGATGATGCCCGCTCACCTGTTTATCTTCCGCGGCATGGCGACTCGTATTGCGAAGCTGGCAGAGAAGGAAGCGATTTAG
- the artJ gene encoding arginine ABC transporter substrate-binding protein, whose translation MKKLIVAALFAVSAASANAADTIRFATEASYPPFEFVDANNQIQGFDIDLANALCKEMQANCTFSNQAFDSLIPGLKFRRFEAVIAGMDITPERQQQVSFTQPYYDNSAQFIAQKGKVADIAALTGKRVGVQNGTTHQKYLMEKHSDIKTVPYDSYQNAVLDLKNGRLDAVFGDTAVVNEWLKQNDTLSTVGQKVTDKGYFGIGLGIAVRQNNDELLKKFDDALNKIKQDGTYETIYKKWFQQ comes from the coding sequence ATGAAAAAATTGATTGTTGCAGCCTTATTCGCAGTGAGCGCCGCCTCTGCTAACGCCGCGGATACCATCCGTTTCGCGACAGAAGCCTCCTACCCTCCGTTCGAATTTGTCGATGCCAATAACCAAATTCAGGGTTTTGATATCGATCTGGCCAATGCGCTGTGCAAAGAAATGCAGGCAAACTGCACGTTCAGCAACCAGGCTTTCGATAGCCTAATCCCCGGCCTGAAATTCCGTCGTTTCGAAGCTGTCATCGCGGGAATGGATATTACCCCAGAGCGTCAGCAGCAGGTGTCATTCACTCAGCCTTACTATGACAACTCCGCACAGTTTATTGCCCAGAAAGGGAAAGTAGCCGATATCGCCGCGCTGACGGGCAAACGCGTTGGTGTACAGAATGGTACGACCCATCAGAAATACCTGATGGAAAAGCATAGCGATATCAAAACCGTACCTTATGATAGCTACCAGAATGCCGTGTTGGACCTGAAAAATGGTCGTCTGGATGCTGTATTCGGTGATACCGCCGTCGTTAATGAATGGCTGAAACAAAACGATACGCTGAGCACCGTGGGCCAGAAGGTGACGGATAAAGGTTACTTCGGTATCGGTCTGGGCATCGCCGTGCGCCAGAACAACGATGAGCTGCTGAAAAAATTCGACGATGCGCTCAACAAAATCAAGCAGGATGGCACTTACGAGACCATCTACAAAAAATGGTTCCAGCAGTAA
- the hcr gene encoding NADH oxidoreductase, with product MTMPALQTVPVPQTGPTPLCSNRMQVHSITQETPDVWTISLVNHDFYPYQPGQYALVSIANSAETLRAYTISSSPGLSRFITLTVRRLDDGIGSRWLTQTLKVGDYLWLSDAQGEFTCANAVSDRYLMAAAGCGVTPIMSMCRWLLANKPQTDIHVIFNVRNPLQVIFASEWQDLVQRYPQQLHLTLMAEFDAAPGFLAGRISGDLLVEHVPDIASRTVMTCGPAPYMNQIETLSQQLGVASNRIFKEQFRPADEALDEDADQLTLTISRPLKNLRVPVGVSLLAALEANKVPVVAACRAGVCGSCKTRVLSGNYTTTSTMTLTPVEIEQGYVLACSCQLQGDTVLA from the coding sequence ATGACCATGCCCGCACTACAGACAGTGCCAGTACCACAGACGGGGCCGACGCCGCTTTGTTCTAACCGCATGCAGGTGCATTCCATTACTCAGGAAACGCCCGATGTCTGGACGATTTCACTGGTTAATCATGATTTTTATCCGTATCAGCCGGGTCAGTATGCGCTGGTCAGCATTGCTAACAGCGCGGAGACGCTGCGGGCTTATACGATTTCTTCTTCACCGGGGCTCAGTCGCTTTATTACTCTCACGGTAAGAAGGCTGGACGACGGTATCGGATCCCGCTGGCTGACTCAAACGCTGAAAGTCGGCGATTACCTGTGGCTGTCCGATGCACAGGGCGAATTTACCTGCGCTAACGCGGTCAGCGATCGCTACCTGATGGCGGCGGCAGGCTGCGGCGTCACGCCGATTATGTCGATGTGCCGCTGGCTGCTGGCAAACAAACCGCAAACCGATATCCACGTAATTTTCAACGTGCGCAATCCGTTACAGGTGATTTTCGCCAGCGAATGGCAGGATCTGGTGCAGCGTTATCCGCAACAGCTACATTTGACGCTGATGGCGGAGTTTGACGCCGCGCCCGGTTTTCTCGCCGGACGTATCAGCGGCGATCTGCTGGTCGAACACGTGCCAGATATCGCCAGCCGTACCGTGATGACCTGTGGCCCGGCTCCGTACATGAACCAGATTGAAACCCTGAGCCAGCAGCTTGGCGTTGCCTCAAACCGCATCTTCAAAGAACAATTCCGTCCAGCAGATGAAGCGCTGGATGAAGATGCCGATCAGCTCACGTTGACCATCAGCCGTCCGCTGAAAAATCTGCGCGTGCCGGTGGGTGTCAGCCTGCTGGCGGCTCTGGAAGCCAACAAGGTACCAGTTGTCGCCGCCTGCCGCGCCGGTGTTTGCGGAAGCTGTAAAACCCGTGTTCTATCAGGTAATTACACCACGACCAGTACCATGACGCTAACACCAGTTGAAATCGAACAAGGCTATGTTTTGGCCTGTAGTTGCCAACTGCAAGGCGACACCGTTCTGGCCTGA
- the artQ gene encoding arginine ABC transporter permease ArtQ: MIEFQPLASAAGMTVGLAVCALVLGLVLAMLFAVWETVRWKAVSWTGTAVVTLLRGLPEILVVLFIYFGSSQLLMMLADGFTLNLFIVQIPVKLDIGMFEISPFLCGVIALALLYAAYASQTLRGALKAVPQGQWESGQALGLSKSAIFFRLIMPQMWRHALPGLGNQWLVLLKDTALVSLISVNDLMLQTKSIATRTQEPFTWYVVAAAIYLIITLLSQYVLKRIELRTTRFERRPS; the protein is encoded by the coding sequence ATGATTGAATTTCAACCTCTTGCAAGCGCCGCCGGGATGACCGTCGGCCTTGCCGTTTGTGCACTGGTGCTCGGCCTCGTGCTGGCGATGCTGTTTGCCGTTTGGGAAACTGTCCGCTGGAAAGCCGTTAGCTGGACGGGAACGGCGGTCGTCACGCTGCTGCGCGGCCTGCCAGAAATTCTGGTCGTGCTGTTTATCTATTTCGGCTCGTCCCAGTTGCTGATGATGCTGGCAGACGGTTTTACCCTGAATCTCTTCATTGTGCAGATTCCAGTAAAACTGGATATCGGCATGTTTGAAATCAGCCCCTTCCTGTGTGGCGTGATTGCGCTGGCGCTGCTGTATGCCGCTTACGCTTCCCAAACGCTGCGCGGTGCGCTGAAAGCCGTCCCACAAGGACAATGGGAATCAGGTCAGGCGCTGGGGCTCAGTAAATCCGCGATCTTTTTCCGTCTGATCATGCCGCAGATGTGGCGCCACGCGTTGCCGGGATTAGGCAATCAGTGGCTGGTATTGCTGAAAGATACCGCGCTGGTGTCGCTGATTAGCGTTAACGATTTGATGCTGCAAACCAAAAGTATTGCGACACGGACGCAGGAGCCTTTTACCTGGTACGTTGTCGCCGCGGCGATTTATTTGATTATCACATTGTTAAGTCAGTATGTGCTGAAACGCATTGAACTGCGCACCACGCGTTTTGAGCGGAGGCCTTCCTGA
- the hcp gene encoding hydroxylamine reductase, producing the protein MFCVQCEQTIRTPVGNGCSYAQGMCGKTAETSDLQDLLVAVLQGLSAWALKARELDIIDHEVDSFAPRAFFSTLTNVNFDSQRIIGYAQEAITLRESLAVRCRLHDATATVDHPMATLQLAGNDIPTLLQQAADFALDSDKAIVGDDIHGLRMLNLYGLKGAAAYMEHAHVLGQYDEAIYAEYHAFMAWLGTQPSDVDTLLNNAMGIGKMNFNVMAILDRGETDAYGNPQPTAVNVRPIAGKAILISGHDLKDLRMLLEQTEGTGVNIYTHGEMLPAHGYPELKKFKHLAGNYGSGWQNQQTEFAKFPGAIVMTSNCIIDPNVGNYGDRIWTRSIVGWPGVNHLEGDDFSPVIEQAQGLAGFPYSEIEHMITVGFGRETLLSAADTVIDLVAQKKLRHVFLVGGCDGSREERSYFTDFTLNVPQDCLIMTLACGKYRFNKLDFGTLEGLPRLLDVGQCNDAYSAIILAVKLAEKLGCGVNDLPLSLVLSWFEQKAIVILLTLLSLGVKNIYTGPTAPGFLTDNLLAILNEKFGMRGITTVEQDMNTILAA; encoded by the coding sequence AAGGGCTTTCTGCCTGGGCGCTGAAAGCGCGCGAGCTGGATATCATCGATCACGAGGTAGACAGTTTTGCGCCACGCGCCTTCTTCTCTACGTTGACCAACGTAAACTTCGATTCCCAGCGCATTATTGGCTACGCACAGGAAGCCATCACACTGCGTGAGTCTCTGGCTGTACGCTGCCGTCTGCACGATGCCACCGCGACGGTGGATCACCCAATGGCAACGCTGCAACTGGCTGGCAACGATATTCCGACCTTACTGCAACAGGCGGCGGATTTTGCGCTGGACAGTGATAAAGCTATCGTCGGTGATGATATTCACGGCTTGCGCATGCTCAATCTCTACGGCCTGAAAGGTGCCGCAGCCTATATGGAGCACGCTCACGTTCTCGGTCAGTACGATGAAGCGATCTATGCCGAATATCATGCCTTCATGGCATGGCTGGGCACACAGCCATCCGATGTTGATACCCTGCTGAACAACGCAATGGGCATCGGTAAAATGAACTTCAACGTCATGGCGATCCTCGACCGTGGCGAAACCGACGCTTACGGTAACCCACAGCCGACCGCCGTTAACGTCCGTCCGATTGCGGGTAAAGCCATTCTGATTTCCGGCCATGACCTGAAAGACCTGCGCATGTTGCTGGAGCAAACCGAAGGCACGGGCGTCAACATTTATACCCACGGCGAGATGCTGCCTGCGCACGGTTACCCAGAGCTGAAAAAATTCAAGCATCTGGCAGGTAACTACGGCAGCGGCTGGCAGAACCAGCAGACAGAATTCGCCAAGTTCCCTGGCGCAATCGTCATGACCTCTAACTGCATTATCGATCCAAACGTCGGTAACTATGGAGACCGCATCTGGACGCGCAGTATCGTTGGCTGGCCGGGCGTGAACCATCTGGAAGGCGACGATTTCAGCCCAGTCATCGAACAGGCACAGGGTCTGGCGGGTTTCCCATACAGCGAAATCGAGCACATGATCACCGTTGGCTTTGGTCGTGAAACCCTGCTGAGCGCTGCTGATACCGTGATCGATCTGGTCGCACAGAAAAAACTGCGCCACGTCTTCCTGGTTGGCGGATGCGACGGTAGCCGTGAAGAACGTAGCTACTTCACTGACTTCACGCTGAACGTTCCACAGGACTGCCTGATCATGACGCTGGCCTGCGGTAAATACCGTTTCAACAAACTGGACTTCGGTACGCTGGAAGGCCTGCCGCGTCTGCTGGATGTCGGCCAATGTAATGATGCTTACTCCGCCATTATCCTGGCCGTCAAACTGGCAGAAAAACTGGGCTGTGGCGTGAACGATCTGCCACTGAGTCTGGTGCTGTCCTGGTTTGAGCAGAAAGCGATCGTCATCCTGCTCACCCTGCTGTCCCTCGGCGTGAAGAATATCTACACCGGACCAACGGCTCCGGGCTTCCTGACGGACAACCTGCTCGCCATTCTGAACGAGAAATTCGGTATGCGGGGAATTACCACCGTTGAACAAGACATGAACACCATTCTGGCCGCCTGA
- the artP gene encoding arginine ABC transporter ATP-binding protein ArtP, producing the protein MSIQLNGINCFYGTYQALFDITLDCPAGETLVLLGPSGAGKSSLIRVLNLLEMPRSGTLSIAGNQFDFQRTPSDSAIRELRQNVGMVFQQYNLWPHLTVAQNLIEAPCRVLGLSKEEAKVRADKLLTRLRLNDFADRFPLHLSGGQQQRVAIARALMMEPQVLLFDEPTAALDPEITAQVVNIIRELAETGITQVIVTHEVEFARKTASRVVYMENGRIVEQGDATHFTQPQTPEFAGYLSH; encoded by the coding sequence ATGAGTATTCAACTAAACGGCATTAACTGTTTCTACGGCACATACCAGGCGCTATTTGATATCACCCTCGACTGTCCTGCGGGTGAAACGCTGGTGCTTCTTGGTCCCAGCGGTGCGGGAAAGAGCTCGCTGATACGCGTTCTTAATCTGTTGGAGATGCCACGTTCTGGCACGCTTTCCATCGCCGGTAATCAGTTTGATTTTCAGCGCACGCCATCCGACAGCGCGATCCGTGAGTTGCGTCAGAACGTCGGGATGGTGTTCCAACAATACAATTTATGGCCGCATCTGACCGTAGCACAAAACCTGATTGAAGCGCCCTGCCGCGTGCTGGGGCTGAGTAAAGAAGAAGCTAAAGTGCGGGCGGATAAACTGCTGACGCGTCTGCGCCTCAATGACTTTGCCGATCGCTTTCCTCTTCATCTTTCCGGCGGGCAGCAACAGCGTGTTGCGATTGCGCGTGCGCTGATGATGGAACCTCAGGTGCTGTTATTTGATGAACCCACCGCCGCACTGGATCCAGAAATTACCGCTCAGGTCGTCAACATCATCCGTGAATTGGCAGAAACCGGCATCACGCAGGTGATTGTGACCCACGAAGTTGAGTTTGCCCGTAAAACGGCCAGTCGGGTAGTGTATATGGAAAACGGCCGCATCGTTGAACAGGGGGATGCGACGCACTTTACCCAGCCGCAGACGCCTGAATTCGCTGGTTATTTGTCACATTGA
- a CDS encoding heavy metal-binding domain-containing protein: MQLSTTPTLEGFTITEYCGVVTGEAILGANIFRDFFASIRDVVGGRSGAYEKELRKARQIAFKELQEQAADLGANAVVGIDLDYETVGKDGSMLMVTVSGTAVKVHR, translated from the coding sequence ATGCAATTATCCACTACGCCGACCCTGGAAGGCTTCACCATTACTGAATATTGTGGCGTTGTAACCGGCGAGGCCATTCTGGGCGCGAACATCTTCCGTGACTTTTTTGCCAGTATTCGTGATGTCGTCGGCGGCCGTTCCGGTGCTTATGAGAAAGAGCTGCGTAAGGCGCGCCAGATCGCGTTCAAAGAGCTACAGGAGCAGGCCGCTGATTTAGGTGCGAATGCCGTGGTAGGCATCGATCTTGACTATGAAACTGTCGGGAAGGATGGCAGCATGCTGATGGTGACCGTTAGCGGTACCGCAGTAAAAGTTCACCGCTAA